One Arthrobacter sp. StoSoilB19 DNA window includes the following coding sequences:
- a CDS encoding endonuclease domain-containing protein, whose protein sequence is MEFVEGIWISTRARTWLDMSRLLPLADLVAMADQLVRLPRPELEGREGAYSTIEELRDMVARHPNLQGVVRARQALDLARVGSDSAPETFLRLAMFDAGLPEPELQLALYPGDPRSSSADLGFRQRRIAIQYDGGHHLMEAQRLSDRRRDKAFEAAGWTVIIVDKADQKDSFAAAIRKIRRAVKNSVADATVASGFANGD, encoded by the coding sequence GTGGAGTTCGTCGAGGGGATATGGATCAGCACACGGGCACGGACATGGCTGGACATGTCACGGCTACTGCCGTTGGCAGACTTGGTGGCTATGGCGGACCAACTGGTACGGCTGCCCCGGCCTGAACTGGAGGGCAGGGAGGGCGCCTACTCAACAATTGAGGAACTACGGGACATGGTTGCCCGTCATCCAAACCTTCAAGGGGTTGTGCGTGCCCGGCAGGCACTGGACTTGGCGCGGGTTGGATCGGACTCCGCGCCCGAGACCTTCCTCCGGTTGGCCATGTTTGACGCTGGTCTCCCGGAGCCAGAGCTGCAGCTGGCACTTTATCCTGGAGACCCTCGATCGTCGTCTGCCGACCTCGGATTTCGGCAGCGAAGAATTGCTATCCAGTACGACGGCGGCCATCACCTTATGGAAGCCCAGCGACTAAGCGATCGGCGCAGGGACAAGGCCTTCGAAGCGGCCGGGTGGACTGTCATCATCGTCGACAAGGCCGATCAGAAGGACAGCTTCGCTGCCGCTATCAGAAAGATCAGGCGAGCCGTGAAGAACTCTGTGGCGGATGCGACGGTGGCGTCGGGGTTCGCAAACGGGGACTAG